The DNA region ATTCTGTCAATAATTTTCAAAGTTATTTCATAGATTTCAAGAGAATCATGACTAAATTTCAAGATTCTAACATGGTATGAAGTTGAAACTCGATGCTAACATGGTGCCTAACTAAGCAAAATAAGGGAAAGGATATGGTTTGAAGCGAAAAGCGACCATATAAGTAGATAAACACTCCCTCTAGACAAGGTAAGCAAAGGCCACTGAAAAAAAAACTATCTAAAAAGTGTTTTCAAATTCACTTATCTTTATCCAGGTCATTGATAACATCTCTAAACAAGACTCGAAACTCCTAAAAACATGCAACTCTTGAAGGAAGAATGATCTCCTTCAACTGAGGTTTCAGGTCAGGATCCCATTAATAAACGCTCATATCTCACCCACCAACCTTTTTGTTGGAGAGAATTAGAGAAAAGACCATAAAACCTAGACTTCAGGGTTGTATTTCGCACCTTAGGATCCTCCAAAAAGGAAGTGTGAGACACACTAATGTAAAATTGTGCCAATTATGCTTAGAGCTTAGAAACACGAGACTAGAAGATTACACTGTCTCTGAGTTCCTCCTCAAAATTGATTATGTAATTAGTTTCATTCATGCAATGTACATCTTGAGTCATATTAGGCTGCAATCAAGAGGATTACTAGGTACCTCAAAGGCACCATCACTAGAGAACTTCATTTGAAACTTATCACTAATTCCATGTTTCCACTAATAGCCTATTGTGATGCAAACTAAGGTCCCGACCATGATGAAGAAGATCAACCTTTCGTGCATGCATCTTCATATGTTCCAATTTGATCTCTTGGTGGACTAAGAAACAACCAATCAAGTTCATTATACGTGACTCTAATCAACTCACAATCATTGTAGTTTAAAGGAGACTATTGAAGGAGTAGATTATATATGCTTTTAACTAACCCATGTTGTGTATTCCATTATGATGTATTTGCAGATCCGTCCATTGTGGAGGCACTATTTCCAAAACACCCAGGGTCTTATTTTTGTGGTTGATAGTAATGATAGAGACCGAGTGGTTGAAGCAAGGGATGAGTTGCACAGGATGTTGAATGAGGATGAACTTAGAGATGCTGTTTTGCTTGTTTTTGCCAACAAACAAGATCTTCCCAATGCAATGAGTGCCGCAGATATAACTGATAAATTTGCTCTTCATTCACTCCGCCAACGCCACTGGTATGAATATCTCATGTGTTTGTACATTCACACGACACTTTGTTAATCACATGTATCAAAACACTAGCACAAATATAATTATATATGTTGGTGTTAGACGTTCACCAACACATGTCAGACACCGAGCACTTCCATCAGAAGTGTCGGTTCTACATAGATAACCAAGTGACATACATGCATGCATGGGTGGACAACAATTTTTAATGCAATGTTTTGATTTATTTCAGGTATATTCAGAGTACTTGTGCAACTTCTGGAGAAGGTCTTTACGAGGGTTTGGAATGGCTTTCAAACAACATCGCAAGCAAGTGAATATTATAATAGAGGGTTTGTATGATTGCTTAAATGAGCTAATACTTTTGGCTACAATTGGAACTCTTGCAATCATTTTGGTGTGCCTTCATGTTTTTTTTACTAGTTTGTTATCAGTTGAATATTTATGTGGATTCTATTCTTGGAGTTTTAGCAGTAATAATTTTGTTCAGTGACTGGTGAAGTACAAATTTATTTGCTGCAATCAATTTTGAAGTTTTTATCTAGTTCATATGTGACAATAATCAATGGACTTTATATTGCATATTTGTATGTTTCTATGTGAGATTTGTCATACACTGTTGTTTCTGCTTTCCTAGTCAAGTTAAAAATTCCGAATATGTATGTGAGTAATATCTGTGATTTCAAGGTATATATATAGAAGGAAAAAGACCAAAGTAGCGTGAGAGATAAATTTAAGCTGTAAATCTATAACCTGTTTTAGACTTTGATAAACTCAGTAGGACAGAAAGAGATAGGAAACACTCTTGCACAGATAAAATAGAGGTAGATTTTAAGCAAAAAATGGATGCATTAATATCTCAGAAGATTGAAACAACATCACCCAATTTGAAGGCATTGGACCAGCACGAGGCTTTGCTTGAAAAAAAAGAGTTTGAAGCTTCAGAAAAGAAGAGAAGGAAAAAGCAGATAGATTCAATGTAGTAATACAGaataaaattttcttttatgatGATGTATTTTACTGATATTTGAGTTGCATTTGGTTGTTACTTTATTTTATAATGAGTAATTtgaataatatatatatatatatatatatatatatatatatatatatatatatatatatatatatatatatatatatattttttaacaagtaaagattttttttaattatacTTTTTATTATTCCTAATTTTTCTTTTCATAATATGATTTTTTTCTTAGTATGACCTATGATATCGTTTTTTAGAAAAGAGCTATGATGAGTTGGTCTATAATAGCGCTTTTAAGAAAAGTGCTATTAAATCATGTCCATAAACACGTATTAGTCTAATCTAGGCTACAATAGCATCTAAGTCTCCGACAAATGAAATATGGGTGTACCTGCAATGTTAACTAATAAATTAAACTAGCAAGTGTATAAGTAGTGTTAAAGTAATAAAAAGTTCGTATCTATAAAAATTGTAAATTTAATAAAGTAATAACAGTACTAATGGAATAAAGGGGTTTCAAGAAAGAAGGGAGAAAAGAGATAGAAACTGAATAGTAAAAGAGGAAATACTATTGAGTGAAGTTTTTATGCTTCCATCATACAATGCCCTTTATATATGTAACTAAAATCCAGATCCAAAAGTTGTACAAATCGACACAAGTACAAAACTACAAGTTACATTTCGACATAGCAACTATATACTATATTCAACTCAATTGAATACAACTGACTCCTACACTTCGATTAACTACTTCGACATAGTCGAATGTTAGCTTTCAATTAGAACATCAAATTATAACTTCTAACACACCCATAATTCATGTTCTCAGACTTCTCATCCCGATGCTTCTCTTCAACTCGTCAAACCTGAATTTCTTCAAGGGTTTGGTGGATATATTAGCTAGTTGCCATTATGTCTTGCAATGCTCAAGTTCAAGTTTTCCTTTGTTAACTAGATCCCTCAGAAAATGATACATGCTCTCTATGTGTTTACTTCGACCATGACACACTAGATGATTCGCCAGGTCGATAGCTGACTTGTTGTCGACAAACAACTTTATTTTCCTAGGTTCCATTATCTTGAACTCTTCAAGCAACATCTAGATCCATGTTTCTTGACATGCTGCATATGATGCAACCACATACTCAACTTCATAAGATGACAAAGTCACAATGCTTTGCTTCCTTGACCTCCATGAGATTGGAGCGCCTTCGATCATGAATATGTATCCTGTAATACTCTTCTTCTCGTCTTGATCTCCACTAAAATATGAATCAATATAGCCATATACCTTCGCATCCGTGCTGGTATTCTTCTATCTTGACATCATCTCACCATGATCAATCATACCTTTGATGTATCTCATCACTCTCTTGACTGCAGTGAGATAAAATTCTTGAGGTTTCTCCATGAATATTCTAAACAGTCCAACACTTTGATAGATATCTGGCTTAGTATTGCAAAGATGCCTCAAGGATATAATGATTTGTTTGTACAGTGTCGCACTTACAAAATTATCACCTATCTCATTCCTCAACTTTGCTCCAGTTTCCAATGGCGTAGCAACTGCATTATAGCTGCTCATCTTGAAACTCTTTAAGATATCTCAGGCATACTTCTTCTGTTGCAGGAACACTCATCCACACGTGTCTTTGAACTCCATCCCTAAGAAATATGTCAAATTCCCTAGGTCGAACATTTCAAATTCTTGCATCATCTTCGACTTGACTATTCTTATCTCTGCTTAATCTGCATTTATACTCAATAAATCATCTACACACAGGTATATGATAATCCGACTGACCTTGTTTGCATCATTGACATACACTCCATCTTTAGAGACACACTTTGTGAAACCTGCTTCGATCAGGAAGCTATCTATCCTCTTATTCCAAGCTCTCAGGCTTGGTTCATACCATAGAGAGCCTTCCTCAACCTGTACAAATTCGATTCACACCCTTTGATTTCGAATCCTGGTGGTTGAgtgacatagacttcttcttcCAAAGGACCATTCAGAAAAGATGATTTTACATCCTAAATGACGTATCTTCCATTCTCTATATGTTGCTATCGACAAAATAATTCTGATGATTTCCAGCCTCGCCACAAGTTCATACACTTCGTCGAAATCAATACCAGTTTTTTGCAGAAAACCTCTCGCCACTTGTCATGCCTTATGCTTAGCGATTTCACCGTTAGACCTTCGCTTTAGCTTGTAAACCCACTTCAAATCAATTAGCTTCTTGATTGACTCTTCAACAAGC from Lathyrus oleraceus cultivar Zhongwan6 chromosome 1, CAAS_Psat_ZW6_1.0, whole genome shotgun sequence includes:
- the LOC127119371 gene encoding ADP-ribosylation factor, encoding MGLTFTKLFSRLFAKKEMRILMVGLDAAGKTTILYKLKLGEVVTTIPTIGFNVETVEYKNISFTVWDVGGQDKIRPLWRHYFQNTQGLIFVVDSNDRDRVVEARDELHRMLNEDELRDAVLLVFANKQDLPNAMSAADITDKFALHSLRQRHWYIQSTCATSGEGLYEGLEWLSNNIASK